A single genomic interval of Nonomuraea rubra harbors:
- the phnE gene encoding phosphonate ABC transporter, permease protein PhnE: MSTTAGTIPPDSRLTPPRRRPVTTATAAITVAIVIAHVLAWNGTEFSPAALVQGWRGMADFVGQALPPDLSWDGVLLPGLQAALVTLGIGLLGTTFSVPFALVLALLAARTTAPNRWAYQAARSLLSFLRAVPDVVFALVFVTAVGLGPFAGVLALIFHNTGVMGKLWAEAMEETDLGPRDALRVGGASGVQAAAHAVLPAVVPQFVGLLLYRFDVNVRSSLVLGLVGAGGIGFLVNQSIKLFRFDEMVTHLAIVMVLVVAVDQLSAYVRRRIGG, from the coding sequence ATGAGCACCACCGCGGGCACGATCCCTCCGGACTCCCGCCTCACCCCGCCCCGCCGGCGCCCCGTCACCACGGCCACCGCCGCCATCACCGTGGCCATCGTGATCGCCCACGTGCTGGCCTGGAACGGCACCGAGTTCTCCCCCGCCGCCCTGGTGCAGGGCTGGCGCGGCATGGCGGACTTCGTCGGCCAGGCCCTGCCGCCGGACCTGTCGTGGGACGGGGTGCTGCTGCCGGGCCTCCAGGCGGCGCTGGTCACGCTGGGCATCGGCCTGCTGGGCACCACGTTCTCGGTGCCGTTCGCGCTCGTGCTCGCGCTGCTGGCGGCGCGGACGACGGCGCCGAACCGCTGGGCCTACCAGGCGGCCCGCTCGCTGCTGTCGTTCCTGCGCGCCGTGCCCGACGTGGTCTTCGCGCTGGTCTTCGTCACCGCCGTGGGCCTCGGCCCGTTCGCCGGCGTGCTGGCGCTGATCTTCCACAACACGGGGGTGATGGGCAAGCTGTGGGCCGAGGCGATGGAGGAGACCGACCTCGGCCCGCGTGACGCGCTGCGCGTCGGCGGCGCGTCGGGCGTCCAGGCCGCCGCGCACGCCGTGCTGCCCGCGGTGGTGCCGCAGTTCGTCGGGCTGCTGCTCTACCGCTTCGACGTGAACGTGCGCTCGTCCCTGGTGCTCGGCCTCGTCGGCGCGGGCGGCATCGGCTTCCTGGTCAACCAGTCGATCAAGCTGTTCCGGTTCGACGAGATGGTCACGCACCTGGCCATCGTCATGGTGCTCGTGGTCGCCGTCGACCAGCTCTCGGCGTACGTGCGGCGCCGCATCGGCGGCTAG
- a CDS encoding phosphonate ABC transporter ATP-binding protein — protein MASPRVAGIPSAGTATPALAVRGLRKSFSGRTVLDGLDLSLAPGEFLALLGANGSGKSTALRCVVGLESPDAGEILVHGRPADTAPLRRRMAMIFQQIHLVHRRTALDNVCAGALGRLPLRRSLAPVLFPRELREEAMVCLDRVGMADRAAEPAGRLSGGQRQRVAIARALCQRAEIILADEPVSALDPAAAEQVVALLAGLAHDQGLAVAAVLHQPDLARRHADRVTGLLHGRATLDTPAATLTAADLATLYAPDRDAHAPATLYAPDRDHDHADQEPR, from the coding sequence ATGGCCTCGCCCCGCGTGGCGGGCATTCCCTCGGCCGGCACCGCGACGCCCGCGCTGGCCGTGCGCGGGCTGCGCAAGTCGTTCTCCGGCAGGACCGTCCTGGACGGTCTCGACCTGAGCCTGGCGCCCGGCGAGTTCCTCGCCCTGCTCGGCGCGAACGGCAGCGGCAAGTCCACCGCGCTGCGCTGCGTCGTCGGCCTGGAGAGCCCCGACGCGGGCGAGATCCTGGTCCACGGCCGGCCCGCCGACACGGCGCCGCTGCGCCGCCGCATGGCGATGATCTTCCAGCAGATCCACCTCGTCCACCGCCGCACCGCGCTGGACAACGTCTGCGCCGGAGCCCTGGGACGGCTGCCGCTGCGCCGCTCGCTCGCCCCGGTCCTGTTCCCCCGCGAGCTGCGCGAGGAGGCCATGGTCTGCCTGGACCGGGTCGGGATGGCGGACCGGGCCGCCGAGCCGGCCGGTCGGCTGTCGGGCGGGCAGCGCCAGCGGGTCGCCATCGCCCGCGCGCTGTGCCAGCGGGCGGAGATCATCCTGGCCGACGAGCCGGTCTCCGCCCTCGACCCGGCCGCGGCCGAGCAGGTGGTCGCCCTCCTCGCCGGCCTCGCCCACGACCAGGGCCTGGCCGTCGCCGCCGTCCTCCACCAGCCCGACCTGGCCAGGCGGCACGCCGACCGCGTGACCGGCCTACTGCACGGCCGCGCCACGCTCGACACCCCGGCCGCCACCCTCACGGCCGCCGACCTCGCCACCCTGTACGCCCCGGACCGCGACGCCCACGCCCCCGCCACCCTGTACGCCCCCGACCGCGATCACGACCACGCCGACCAGGAGCCCCGATGA
- a CDS encoding phosphate/phosphite/phosphonate ABC transporter substrate-binding protein produces MRARPALAALAVLPALLLTGCGGGEPAATGSATCPNGKIRFGVEPYEDPAKLKPAYETLAAALQKSLNCPVELKIVEDYSAEVLAMRNGQLEMAQFGPLGYVFASTKADARPVASFADAKGALTTYTAGIWVPANSPITSIKDLKGKSLALSSPGSTSGDALPRYALKTQGLAESDVKIDYAGGHPEALLALANGKVDAAEINSQQLATAKAEGSFDAAEYRQVWTSDAIPNDPITVHGKLDPALRDAIASALLKLGPSDVAKVGAFLDVNPPGPLVAVTKDTYKPLFDLATALGLTEKDV; encoded by the coding sequence ATGCGTGCACGACCTGCCCTGGCCGCCCTGGCCGTGCTCCCGGCCCTGCTGCTGACCGGCTGCGGCGGCGGCGAACCCGCCGCGACCGGCTCCGCCACCTGCCCGAACGGGAAGATCCGCTTCGGCGTCGAGCCGTACGAGGACCCGGCCAAGCTCAAGCCGGCCTACGAGACCCTGGCCGCCGCGCTGCAGAAGAGCCTGAACTGCCCGGTCGAGCTGAAGATCGTCGAGGACTACTCGGCCGAGGTGCTGGCGATGCGCAACGGCCAGCTGGAAATGGCCCAGTTCGGCCCGCTCGGCTACGTCTTCGCCAGCACCAAGGCCGACGCCCGGCCCGTCGCCTCCTTCGCCGACGCCAAGGGCGCCCTGACCACCTACACCGCCGGCATCTGGGTGCCCGCGAACTCGCCGATCACCTCCATCAAGGATCTGAAGGGCAAGTCGCTGGCCCTGTCCAGCCCCGGCTCGACGTCGGGCGACGCCCTGCCCCGCTACGCGCTCAAGACGCAGGGCCTGGCCGAGTCCGACGTGAAGATCGACTACGCGGGCGGTCACCCCGAGGCACTGCTCGCCCTGGCCAACGGCAAGGTGGACGCCGCCGAGATCAACAGCCAGCAGCTCGCCACCGCCAAGGCCGAGGGCAGCTTCGACGCTGCCGAGTACCGCCAGGTGTGGACCTCCGACGCCATCCCGAACGACCCGATCACCGTGCACGGCAAGCTCGACCCGGCCCTGCGCGACGCGATCGCCTCGGCGCTGCTGAAGCTGGGGCCGTCCGACGTCGCCAAGGTCGGCGCGTTCCTCGACGTGAACCCGCCCGGGCCGCTCGTGGCCGTCACCAAGGACACCTACAAGCCGCTGTTCGACCTGGCCACCGCGCTCGGCCTGACCGAGAAGGACGTATGA
- a CDS encoding TIGR03364 family FAD-dependent oxidoreductase, with translation MTSHLPWDTSLDAADLVVVGAGIVGLAHAADAVARGLSVVVVERDERAVGASVRNFGHGCFTAQDGRALRYAMAARTAWLRLAGEAGFRLDESGTVVVARAGDEYAVLREFAAARDGQAVLLDARQVAERVPVGPGVVGGAWLPMDVRVDPRQAVHAIAAWLAGQGVRFHWATSAHLVEPGLVTTSRGRIRAGHVVMAVGHDVDRHFPGLAERAGLRRCVLRMLRVADPHGRRVEPAVLSGFSLLRYGGFAACPTRPALRARLESEHPELTGIGLNLMFTQRPGGDLTIGDTHAYAVTPEPFGADELDRHILAETARLLGAERLAVRERWRGVYASAPDPFLIATPMPGVRVVSVTSGIGMTTALGLAPEVLDDLLA, from the coding sequence ATGACAAGTCACCTGCCATGGGACACGTCGCTCGACGCGGCCGATCTCGTGGTCGTCGGCGCGGGCATCGTGGGGCTGGCCCACGCCGCGGACGCCGTGGCCCGCGGGCTGTCCGTCGTGGTCGTCGAGCGGGACGAGCGCGCCGTCGGCGCCTCCGTACGCAACTTCGGGCACGGCTGCTTCACCGCCCAGGACGGCCGGGCCCTGCGGTACGCGATGGCCGCCAGGACCGCCTGGCTGCGCCTGGCCGGGGAGGCCGGGTTCCGGCTCGACGAGAGCGGGACCGTGGTGGTCGCCCGCGCCGGCGACGAGTACGCGGTGCTGCGCGAGTTCGCCGCCGCCCGCGACGGCCAGGCCGTGCTGCTCGACGCCCGCCAGGTGGCCGAACGGGTGCCGGTGGGCCCCGGCGTGGTCGGCGGCGCCTGGCTGCCGATGGACGTACGGGTGGATCCGCGCCAGGCCGTGCACGCCATCGCCGCCTGGCTGGCCGGCCAGGGCGTGCGCTTCCACTGGGCCACCTCGGCGCATCTGGTCGAGCCCGGACTGGTGACCACCAGCCGGGGCCGGATCAGGGCCGGGCACGTGGTCATGGCCGTCGGGCACGACGTGGACCGGCACTTCCCCGGCCTGGCCGAGCGCGCCGGGCTGCGCCGCTGCGTGCTGCGCATGCTGCGCGTGGCCGACCCGCACGGCCGCCGCGTCGAGCCTGCCGTGCTGTCCGGCTTCTCGCTCCTGCGCTACGGCGGCTTCGCGGCCTGCCCGACCAGGCCCGCCCTGCGCGCCCGGCTGGAGAGCGAGCACCCGGAGCTGACCGGCATCGGGCTGAACCTCATGTTCACCCAGCGCCCCGGCGGCGACCTCACCATCGGCGACACCCACGCCTACGCCGTCACGCCCGAGCCGTTCGGCGCCGACGAGCTCGACCGGCACATCCTGGCCGAGACCGCCCGCCTGCTCGGCGCCGAGCGGCTGGCGGTGCGCGAGCGGTGGCGCGGCGTCTACGCCTCGGCGCCCGACCCGTTCCTGATCGCCACCCCGATGCCCGGCGTGCGCGTCGTGTCGGTCACCTCCGGCATCGGCATGACCACCGCCCTGGGCCTGGCCCCCGAGGTCCTCGACGACCTGCTGGCCTGA
- a CDS encoding GntR family transcriptional regulator, translated as MDAPLHERVASDLRRRISSGELPVGSAIPSESHLCEQWGISRGPIRQALATLRAEGLIGGGRGKPPVVRSQSMPQPFETFLSFSRWVELMGRTPGQRTLEIARRPATPEACDALGLEEGEPVVQMLRLRLMDGLPAMVERTTFVWSAGRLLFDFDCDSGSVFAHLSRCGVDLSRARHVIDAVAADDADAGLLGVPRGAPLLRERRQTSSASGEPVEFSDDRYRPDLVSFTIDNSQQAHPALLRGPNGLLPALTPQGETP; from the coding sequence ATGGACGCACCTCTCCACGAACGCGTCGCGTCGGATCTGCGCCGCCGCATCAGCTCGGGCGAGCTGCCGGTGGGCTCCGCCATCCCCTCGGAGTCGCACCTGTGCGAGCAGTGGGGCATCTCGCGGGGCCCGATCCGCCAGGCGCTGGCCACGCTGCGCGCCGAGGGCCTCATCGGCGGCGGCCGCGGCAAGCCGCCGGTGGTCCGCAGCCAGAGCATGCCCCAGCCGTTCGAGACCTTCCTGTCCTTCTCGCGCTGGGTGGAGCTGATGGGCCGCACGCCCGGGCAGCGCACGCTGGAGATCGCCCGCCGCCCCGCCACCCCGGAGGCGTGCGACGCGCTCGGGCTGGAGGAGGGCGAGCCCGTCGTGCAGATGTTGCGGCTGCGGCTGATGGACGGCCTGCCCGCCATGGTGGAGCGCACCACGTTCGTCTGGTCCGCCGGGCGGTTGCTGTTCGACTTCGACTGCGACTCCGGGTCGGTCTTCGCCCACCTGAGCCGCTGCGGCGTGGACCTGAGCCGGGCCCGTCACGTCATCGACGCGGTGGCCGCCGACGACGCCGACGCCGGGCTGCTGGGCGTCCCGCGCGGCGCGCCCCTGCTGCGCGAGCGCCGCCAGACCTCCTCCGCCTCCGGCGAGCCCGTCGAGTTCTCCGACGACCGCTACCGCCCCGACCTCGTCTCGTTCACCATCGACAACTCGCAGCAGGCCCACCCGGCGCTGCTGCGCGGCCCCAACGGCCTGCTTCCCGCCCTGACCCCGCAAGGAGAGACCCCGTGA
- a CDS encoding phosphonatase-like hydrolase: MIELAVLDIAGTTVEEHGAVYVALEEAVRAAGGTPSAADIGRWMGSGKREAITALLDGPGGGPPSDERVDAAFADFRARLSAAYAARPPAPLPGVPEAIAELRAAGVKVALTTGFDREVTTSLLSAIGWEHGVLDAVVCVDDVPAGRPAPYMIFRAMEATGVSDVGRVLTAGDTVRDLEAGTNAGARIVAGVLTGSQDAATLGAVRHTHLLPGVASIPGLLSLR; encoded by the coding sequence GTGATCGAACTGGCGGTCCTGGACATCGCCGGCACCACCGTGGAAGAGCACGGCGCCGTCTACGTCGCCCTGGAGGAGGCCGTACGGGCCGCGGGCGGCACCCCGTCGGCCGCCGACATCGGGCGCTGGATGGGCTCCGGCAAGCGCGAGGCCATCACCGCGCTGCTGGACGGGCCGGGGGGCGGGCCGCCGTCCGACGAGAGGGTGGACGCCGCGTTCGCGGACTTCCGCGCCCGGCTGAGCGCGGCCTACGCCGCCCGGCCGCCCGCGCCGCTGCCCGGGGTCCCCGAGGCGATCGCCGAGCTGCGGGCCGCGGGCGTCAAGGTGGCGCTCACCACCGGGTTCGACCGCGAGGTGACCACGTCGCTGCTGTCGGCGATCGGCTGGGAGCACGGCGTCCTGGACGCGGTGGTGTGCGTGGACGACGTCCCGGCCGGCCGCCCGGCGCCGTACATGATCTTCCGGGCGATGGAGGCGACCGGCGTGAGCGACGTCGGCCGCGTCCTGACCGCCGGCGACACCGTGCGCGACCTGGAGGCCGGCACCAACGCCGGCGCCCGCATCGTGGCCGGGGTGCTCACGGGCAGCCAGGACGCCGCCACCCTCGGCGCCGTCCGCCACACCCACCTCCTGCCGGGCGTGGCGAGCATCCCCGGCCTGCTCTCCCTGCGCTGA
- a CDS encoding glycerophosphodiester phosphodiesterase family protein codes for MIRKFRCGLTAMGLATVATAVTLTSLPASTAAAATPSRFGRIHANLLEHGPKAPLMIAAHRGQWRDAPENSLAAIGAAVEDGAEIVEIDVRPTRDGHLVLMHDETVDRTTDGTGRVADLTLAQIKALHLRQGLGGRQSAVTEHTVPTFEEAMRAVKGRALVNLDKGWPVRERMYEVLKSTGTVDHGLFKGAPTVEEAAAFMAKDPEILYMHIIDDATAGTPGTFPGRQPVAYEIVFDQPEDPQVAPATLEKIARHSRVWINSMWYGLAARYTDEASLRDENLGWQTLAGTYGANMIQTDNVEALDHWRDGGDLSRYGRQPGHRTVRVEGEDYAPGGEGVGYHDLDPNRCTVARPEEGVDICDLEGAIAVNWIRGGEWLKYRFEVKKAGLYQVSARVSSPYSPAGTVVLDWGTGTGTTAPIANTTSHDALTLQPLERRRLARGTHELVLRMPQDAYQNFNLDYLQLDLIGR; via the coding sequence ATGATTCGGAAGTTCCGCTGCGGCCTGACCGCCATGGGCCTGGCCACCGTGGCGACCGCCGTGACCCTCACCTCGCTCCCCGCGTCCACCGCGGCCGCCGCCACCCCTAGCAGGTTCGGCCGCATTCACGCGAACCTCCTCGAACACGGCCCCAAGGCTCCGCTCATGATCGCCGCCCACCGCGGGCAGTGGCGCGACGCCCCCGAGAACTCCCTGGCCGCGATCGGCGCCGCCGTCGAGGACGGCGCCGAGATCGTCGAGATCGACGTGCGGCCCACCAGGGACGGCCACCTCGTGCTCATGCACGACGAGACCGTCGACCGGACCACCGACGGCACCGGCCGGGTCGCCGACCTGACCCTCGCCCAGATCAAGGCGCTCCACCTCAGGCAGGGCCTGGGCGGCAGGCAGTCCGCGGTCACCGAGCACACCGTGCCGACGTTCGAGGAGGCGATGCGGGCCGTCAAGGGCCGCGCGCTGGTGAACCTGGACAAGGGCTGGCCCGTCAGGGAGCGGATGTACGAGGTGCTGAAGAGCACCGGCACCGTGGACCACGGCCTGTTCAAGGGCGCGCCCACGGTCGAGGAGGCCGCCGCCTTCATGGCGAAGGACCCTGAGATCCTCTACATGCACATCATCGACGACGCCACCGCCGGCACCCCCGGCACGTTCCCCGGCCGCCAGCCCGTGGCGTACGAGATCGTCTTCGACCAGCCCGAGGACCCGCAGGTCGCGCCGGCGACGCTGGAGAAGATCGCGCGGCACAGCCGGGTCTGGATCAACAGCATGTGGTACGGCCTGGCAGCCAGGTACACCGACGAGGCGTCCCTGCGCGACGAGAACCTCGGCTGGCAGACGCTCGCCGGGACGTACGGCGCGAACATGATCCAGACCGACAACGTCGAGGCGCTCGACCACTGGCGCGACGGCGGCGACCTGTCCCGCTACGGCCGGCAGCCCGGCCACCGCACGGTCCGGGTCGAGGGCGAGGACTACGCGCCGGGCGGCGAGGGCGTCGGCTACCACGACCTCGACCCGAACCGCTGCACCGTGGCCCGCCCCGAGGAGGGCGTGGACATCTGCGACCTAGAGGGCGCGATCGCGGTGAACTGGATCCGCGGCGGCGAGTGGCTCAAGTACCGCTTCGAGGTGAAGAAGGCGGGCCTCTACCAGGTGTCGGCCCGCGTCTCCTCGCCGTACTCGCCGGCCGGCACCGTCGTGCTCGACTGGGGCACGGGCACCGGCACGACCGCGCCGATCGCGAACACCACCAGCCACGACGCCCTGACGCTCCAGCCCCTGGAGCGCCGCCGCCTCGCCCGAGGCACGCACGAGCTGGTTCTGCGCATGCCGCAGGACGCCTACCAGAACTTCAACCTCGACTACCTGCAGCTCGACCTGATCGGCCGCTGA
- the nuoH gene encoding NADH-quinone oxidoreductase subunit NuoH, translated as MTLTGTTALAPAAAPTLADFGHDPLWITIIKAVMLFAFLGLGVVFGVWFERKLISRMQHRYGPNRAGKFGLLQSVADAIKMGLKEDLFPRTVDKVLYLLAPVIMVVPAFLAFSIVPFGPVVNLFGVETPLQLVDLPVAVLFMLAMGAVSVYGVVLAGWSSRSPYALLGGLRSAAQVVSYEIAMGLSFVAIFLFAGTLSTSEIVKAQEQTWFAVLLIPSFLVYVVCMFGEAARIPFDLPEGEGELVGGFQTEYSSSLKFALIMMGEYLHTFTASGIAVTLFLGGWRAPAPISTFWEGANQGWWPVLWFFIKFVLTFCFIVWVRASLPRVRYDQLMSLGWKVLIPVNLAWILLVAAVRNVVVNDQNRTLGIGLGVVIVIAALAIWMRFDTVNQRRKEARKAQVEAEFEELSEEPTAGGFPVPPLDLPHYHGVPRPSQDHR; from the coding sequence ATGACGCTCACCGGGACGACGGCGCTCGCGCCGGCGGCCGCTCCCACCCTCGCCGACTTCGGCCACGATCCGCTCTGGATCACCATCATCAAGGCCGTGATGCTCTTCGCCTTCCTGGGGCTCGGGGTCGTCTTCGGGGTCTGGTTCGAGCGCAAGCTGATCTCGCGGATGCAGCACCGCTACGGCCCCAACCGGGCCGGCAAGTTCGGCCTGCTGCAGTCGGTCGCCGACGCGATCAAGATGGGTCTGAAGGAGGACCTCTTCCCGCGGACCGTGGACAAGGTGCTGTACCTGCTGGCGCCGGTGATCATGGTGGTGCCGGCGTTCCTGGCCTTCTCCATCGTGCCGTTCGGGCCGGTGGTGAACCTGTTCGGCGTGGAGACGCCGCTGCAGCTGGTGGACCTGCCGGTGGCGGTGCTGTTCATGCTGGCCATGGGTGCGGTGTCGGTGTACGGGGTGGTGCTGGCCGGGTGGTCGTCGCGCTCGCCGTACGCGCTGCTGGGCGGGCTGCGGTCGGCGGCCCAGGTGGTCTCTTATGAGATCGCGATGGGGTTGTCGTTCGTGGCGATCTTCCTGTTCGCCGGGACGCTGTCCACCTCCGAGATCGTCAAGGCGCAGGAGCAGACCTGGTTCGCGGTGCTGCTGATCCCGTCGTTCCTGGTGTACGTGGTGTGCATGTTCGGTGAGGCCGCGCGCATCCCGTTCGACCTGCCGGAGGGCGAGGGCGAGCTGGTCGGCGGGTTCCAGACGGAGTACTCCTCGTCGCTGAAGTTCGCGCTCATCATGATGGGCGAGTACCTGCACACCTTCACCGCCTCGGGCATCGCGGTCACCCTGTTCCTGGGCGGCTGGCGGGCGCCGGCGCCGATCTCCACGTTCTGGGAGGGCGCCAACCAGGGCTGGTGGCCGGTGTTGTGGTTCTTCATCAAGTTCGTGCTGACGTTCTGCTTCATCGTGTGGGTGCGCGCGTCGCTGCCGCGGGTGCGCTACGACCAGCTGATGTCGCTGGGCTGGAAGGTGCTGATCCCGGTCAACCTGGCCTGGATCCTGCTGGTGGCCGCCGTGCGCAACGTGGTGGTCAACGACCAGAACCGGACGCTCGGCATCGGGCTCGGCGTGGTCATCGTGATCGCCGCGCTGGCCATCTGGATGCGCTTCGACACCGTCAACCAGCGGCGCAAGGAAGCCAGGAAGGCACAGGTGGAGGCCGAGTTCGAGGAACTGTCCGAGGAGCCGACGGCCGGTGGCTTCCCTGTGCCGCCGCTCGACCTGCCGCACTACCACGGGGTGCCCCGCCCTTCGCAAGATCACCGGTGA
- a CDS encoding helix-turn-helix transcriptional regulator translates to MSIHSLPGEPRPGPYRSVAVAPGPHLRPYVLGWAGFRAGPGGTEPRTRMLPLNAATLIVDFAGGDPIVTGPRSAVTLSSRALWRHGVAVGLTPAGMSALLGTPMREVAGTTVPLADLLGAARAEELTGRLMEPAGWQARFGVLERWLAAAQRPAPAAGSDGLVMHAWHRLQQPPAWPREPDGRPRGPGGRLTVEALAGELGVSRRYLELGFRRLVGLTPKTVARVARFQRAVHALSHPSATLAGAVACGYADQPHLTREVRTMAGMTPKQLFAFVQDTARLAH, encoded by the coding sequence ATGTCGATCCACTCGCTGCCCGGGGAGCCGCGCCCCGGGCCGTACCGGTCCGTCGCCGTCGCGCCGGGGCCGCACCTGCGTCCGTACGTGCTGGGGTGGGCGGGCTTCCGGGCCGGGCCAGGGGGGACGGAGCCGCGCACCAGGATGTTGCCGCTCAACGCGGCCACCCTGATCGTCGACTTCGCCGGCGGCGACCCGATCGTCACCGGCCCCCGGAGCGCGGTGACGCTCTCGTCCCGTGCGCTCTGGCGGCACGGGGTGGCGGTCGGGCTCACCCCTGCCGGGATGTCGGCGCTGCTCGGGACGCCCATGCGCGAGGTGGCCGGCACGACCGTGCCCCTGGCGGACCTGCTCGGGGCCGCCCGCGCCGAGGAGCTGACCGGCCGGCTGATGGAGCCGGCGGGCTGGCAGGCCCGCTTCGGCGTGCTGGAGCGGTGGCTGGCGGCGGCACAGCGCCCCGCCCCCGCGGCGGGTTCCGACGGCCTGGTCATGCACGCCTGGCACCGGCTGCAGCAGCCGCCCGCGTGGCCGCGGGAGCCGGACGGGCGGCCGCGAGGGCCGGGCGGGCGGCTCACGGTCGAGGCGCTGGCCGGGGAGCTGGGTGTCAGCCGCCGCTACCTGGAGCTGGGGTTCCGCCGGCTGGTGGGCCTGACGCCCAAGACGGTGGCCAGGGTCGCCCGCTTCCAGCGGGCGGTGCACGCGCTGAGCCACCCCTCGGCGACGCTGGCCGGGGCGGTCGCGTGCGGGTACGCCGACCAGCCGCACCTCACACGGGAGGTCCGCACGATGGCCGGGATGACGCCGAAGCAGCTGTTCGCATTCGTTCAAGACACCGCCCGGCTCGCGCACTAG
- the pip gene encoding prolyl aminopeptidase produces MIDWYPTAEPYDSGMLPVGDGAEIYWETCGNPAGKPALFLHGGPGGGLLPGHRRFFDPDAYRIVLFDQRNCGRSRPYAGDPAVSLRHNTTPHLIADIERLRRRLGVERWLVFGGSWGTTLGLAYAQAHPERVTELVLRGVWLVRPGDEAWSFTPSGAAHLFPAEWAAFVAPIPVDERHDLVAAYGRRIGDPDPAVHVPAARAWMGWELSANTLLPVTPPDLDEAALLAFARITHHYIANGAFLPEKGLLAGIDRIRHIPAVIVNGRYDIKTPPGQAWALHQAWPEAELRIVEDAGHGGSEPGIRRLLIQATDRFRP; encoded by the coding sequence GTGATCGACTGGTATCCGACGGCAGAGCCGTACGACAGTGGCATGCTCCCCGTCGGCGACGGCGCCGAGATCTACTGGGAGACCTGCGGCAATCCGGCGGGCAAGCCCGCGCTGTTCCTGCACGGCGGCCCGGGCGGCGGCCTGCTTCCCGGCCACCGGCGCTTCTTCGACCCGGACGCGTACCGCATCGTGCTGTTCGACCAGCGCAACTGCGGCCGCAGCAGGCCCTACGCCGGCGATCCGGCGGTCTCGCTGCGGCACAACACCACGCCCCACCTGATCGCCGACATCGAACGGCTGCGCCGGAGGCTCGGCGTCGAGCGCTGGCTGGTCTTCGGCGGGAGCTGGGGCACGACCCTCGGGCTGGCGTACGCGCAGGCGCACCCGGAGCGGGTCACCGAGCTCGTGCTGCGCGGCGTCTGGCTCGTCCGTCCAGGGGACGAGGCGTGGTCCTTCACGCCGTCGGGGGCGGCGCACCTGTTCCCGGCCGAGTGGGCGGCCTTCGTCGCCCCGATTCCTGTCGACGAGCGGCATGATCTCGTCGCCGCCTACGGCCGCCGCATCGGCGACCCCGATCCGGCCGTGCACGTGCCCGCGGCCCGGGCCTGGATGGGCTGGGAGCTGTCCGCGAACACGCTGCTGCCGGTGACCCCGCCCGACCTCGACGAGGCCGCGCTGCTGGCCTTCGCCCGCATCACGCACCACTACATCGCCAACGGGGCCTTCCTGCCGGAGAAGGGCCTGCTGGCGGGTATCGACCGCATCCGCCACATCCCCGCGGTCATCGTCAACGGCCGCTACGACATCAAGACGCCCCCCGGCCAGGCCTGGGCCCTGCACCAGGCCTGGCCGGAGGCCGAGCTGCGGATCGTCGAGGACGCCGGCCACGGCGGCTCCGAGCCGGGCATCCGCAGGCTGCTGATCCAGGCCACCGACCGCTTCCGGCCCTGA